The following proteins come from a genomic window of Gimesia chilikensis:
- a CDS encoding SGNH/GDSL hydrolase family protein produces the protein MNQTGDPQPEPRPAQPKSRHPVLFRTLAVLLGLIFIGLLEGGLRLGGVQPLPHSQDPFISFSEDSTLFVKNADGTTYQTSADRSDFFRPQQFPVNKGKNTYRVFVLGGSTVQGRPYAVETSFTNWLKINLQAAAPTRNFEVVNCGGVSYASYRLVPILREALRYEPDLFIVYSGHNEFLEDRSYSRLKDQPELLLQTESTLLDLRLASVIQSLLPDSQQRTQATEKSENVLETDVNALLDFRQGLEQYHRDPEHRRAIMVHYEFNMRQMILLAQQAGVPLLLVNPVSNLKNCIPFKSEFASRLTAAERDEVNALWKSADECSWDEAEQKMNYWQQALNIDDTHASLLYSVGKTCEYLKRYDDARSWFIKAKEEDICPLRMLEPMHDTLFRLAQQYDVPVIDARRLFEQKTPDGIPGSELLVDHVHPSIEGHQLIADAIYETMCDLQFIASPPDWQTTRDRLRQEQLESLNQEYFLRGAKRLSRLKGWARGQSTLAPPGTTQTHTK, from the coding sequence ATGAACCAGACAGGCGATCCACAACCCGAACCGCGTCCCGCACAGCCAAAGTCTCGGCACCCCGTGCTGTTTCGCACGCTGGCGGTGCTCCTGGGGCTCATCTTCATCGGTCTGCTGGAAGGGGGGCTCCGCCTGGGTGGCGTTCAGCCACTCCCGCACAGCCAGGATCCTTTCATTTCTTTCAGCGAAGACTCGACCCTGTTTGTCAAAAACGCTGACGGAACCACTTACCAGACCTCAGCCGACCGCAGCGACTTCTTCCGTCCGCAGCAGTTCCCGGTCAACAAAGGAAAAAACACCTACCGCGTGTTCGTTCTCGGCGGATCGACCGTCCAGGGACGTCCGTATGCCGTCGAAACCTCTTTTACCAACTGGCTGAAAATCAATCTGCAGGCCGCGGCCCCCACGCGGAATTTTGAAGTCGTGAACTGTGGTGGCGTCTCTTATGCCAGCTATCGCCTGGTGCCCATCCTGCGAGAAGCGTTGCGCTACGAACCCGACCTGTTCATCGTCTACAGCGGACACAATGAATTTCTGGAAGACCGTTCCTACTCCCGTCTGAAAGATCAACCCGAACTGCTGCTGCAGACCGAGAGTACCCTGCTGGACCTGCGACTGGCATCGGTGATTCAAAGCCTGCTCCCCGACTCACAACAGAGAACGCAGGCAACGGAAAAATCAGAAAACGTACTCGAAACCGATGTCAACGCGCTGCTCGACTTTCGACAGGGACTGGAACAGTACCACCGCGATCCGGAACATCGCCGGGCCATTATGGTCCACTATGAATTCAACATGCGTCAGATGATTCTGCTGGCGCAGCAGGCTGGCGTTCCGCTGCTGCTGGTCAATCCGGTGAGCAATCTGAAAAACTGCATTCCCTTTAAAAGCGAATTCGCTTCCCGCCTCACCGCAGCAGAGCGCGACGAGGTGAATGCCCTCTGGAAGTCCGCAGATGAATGCAGCTGGGACGAGGCAGAGCAGAAAATGAACTACTGGCAACAGGCCCTGAATATAGATGACACACACGCCAGCCTGTTGTATAGCGTGGGAAAAACCTGTGAATACCTGAAACGGTACGACGACGCACGCAGCTGGTTCATCAAGGCCAAAGAGGAAGACATCTGCCCGCTCCGCATGCTCGAACCGATGCACGATACTCTCTTCCGTCTGGCGCAACAGTACGATGTCCCCGTCATCGATGCCCGCAGGTTGTTCGAACAGAAAACCCCGGACGGCATTCCCGGTAGCGAACTGCTCGTCGATCATGTGCATCCCAGTATCGAAGGCCATCAGTTGATCGCCGATGCGATCTATGAAACCATGTGCGACCTGCAGTTCATCGCTTCCCCTCCCGACTGGCAGACCACGCGTGACCGGTTGCGACAGGAACAGTTGGAGTCACTGAACCAGGAATATTTTCTGCGTGGCGCGAAGCGTCTCAGTCGTCTAAAGGGTTGGGCCCGCGGTCAAAGCACGCTCGCTCCGCCCGGCACGACGCAAACCCATACAAAATGA
- a CDS encoding carboxypeptidase-like regulatory domain-containing protein, with protein MNIMQLYHLPVLRVFFLLTVGLLTACSGGDSDVPELGQVSGTITLDGQPLEGASVTFEPQTGTLSTGSTDASGHYELVFNKDHQGAVLGTHTVRISKRGEPGTPNDTQDQIPAKFNANSKLTAEVKAGDNTLNFDLESK; from the coding sequence ATGAATATAATGCAGCTCTATCATCTACCTGTTTTACGAGTTTTCTTCCTCCTGACGGTCGGTTTGCTGACAGCCTGCTCGGGAGGGGATTCTGATGTGCCCGAACTGGGGCAGGTCTCAGGAACGATTACACTGGATGGACAACCGCTGGAGGGCGCCAGTGTCACTTTTGAACCCCAGACCGGAACTCTGTCTACCGGATCGACCGATGCCTCCGGGCATTACGAACTAGTCTTTAATAAGGACCATCAGGGGGCAGTACTGGGAACTCATACCGTACGCATCAGCAAGCGTGGTGAACCCGGGACCCCCAACGATACCCAGGATCAGATCCCGGCCAAATTCAACGCCAACTCGAAACTGACTGCTGAAGTCAAAGCGGGAGACAATACCCTGAACTTCGATCTGGAATCCAAGTAG
- a CDS encoding DUF1559 domain-containing protein: protein MALEFKKYSKRGFTLIELLVVIAIIAILIALLLPAVQQAREAARRSTCKNNLKQLGLALHNYHDSHRVFPPGDVNAGGYDSGWMPSGAPVRNFTAYMFLLPFIDQSAIYNEINFSLPTGNADGPPAHGGGGYQTATERKIVVFLCPSDSHSPGPYTTTSGAYAVRNAYRTSYSVMYPTYNMGTSYEAYNTKALKSAFGHNGAARIRDIKDGTSNTMIMMETPLEKDSDLRGPFWSAYVATGAVSGSYRKMNQIDTSTNRVIWYSPGSEHVGGCHVLMGDGAVRFLSENVDFNLQKALSSIGGGEVISDF from the coding sequence ATGGCACTTGAGTTCAAGAAATATTCAAAACGAGGTTTTACCCTCATCGAGTTACTGGTGGTGATTGCGATCATCGCGATTCTGATCGCCTTGCTGTTACCTGCAGTTCAACAGGCTCGCGAAGCCGCTCGTCGGTCAACCTGCAAAAACAATCTCAAACAATTGGGACTGGCGCTGCACAACTACCATGATTCCCACCGCGTTTTTCCTCCGGGAGATGTGAATGCTGGCGGATATGATTCTGGATGGATGCCATCAGGTGCTCCAGTGCGTAATTTTACTGCCTACATGTTTCTCTTACCTTTCATTGATCAGAGTGCGATTTACAACGAAATCAATTTCTCCTTACCGACCGGAAATGCAGATGGTCCTCCTGCCCATGGGGGTGGCGGCTATCAAACGGCAACAGAGCGAAAGATTGTAGTTTTCCTCTGCCCCAGTGACTCTCACTCTCCGGGACCTTATACCACTACCTCCGGGGCTTATGCAGTTCGTAATGCCTACCGGACCAGCTACAGTGTGATGTATCCCACCTATAATATGGGCACTTCCTACGAGGCTTATAATACGAAAGCCTTAAAGTCAGCCTTTGGCCATAACGGTGCTGCCCGCATCCGAGACATCAAAGACGGGACCAGCAATACGATGATCATGATGGAGACTCCACTCGAAAAAGATAGTGATCTGCGTGGTCCTTTCTGGTCTGCTTATGTTGCAACAGGAGCCGTCAGTGGCAGCTATCGTAAGATGAACCAGATCGACACCAGCACCAATCGGGTCATCTGGTATTCTCCAGGTAGTGAGCATGTCGGCGGATGCCATGTCCTGATGGGTGATGGAGCAGTCCGATTCCTGAGTGAAAACGTGGACTTCAATTTACAGAAAGCATTGTCGAGTATCGGCGGTGGTGAAGTCATCAGCGATTTTTAG
- a CDS encoding DUF1570 domain-containing protein, with the protein MPDVNRQSAAIPSGEFPRQCRQTVFSLRTAVKGLLLCCALLVLTPGAGWAQNARALEVYHKQYNALRDQFQDQLKQLATSCQQNQQPEGTEAIATLIQEWSEFDPDSYTLPREVQPDLPASLPAGERMWRLKLKNLQEDQANDLFVFSRKVLYAGFPSFAYDLIRETAYHNPDHRSVRQILGYVRNGDEWMTPFEKEMQDHRQKWHPQFGWLPTTHIARYERGERYVNGRWMSAAQEAEIRRDFRNAWEIKTEHFLIKTNHSLEMGVKLATEMEEFYRYFHQTFAGFFNTPEQLRRMFQGSRNPFRRQNQQQHVMHYYSTRQEYLQRLQKEIPQIALTHGIYLFGDRISHFYYNPEAEGDLGTLYHEATHQLFYETGNSRGSRQVGEKNHFWAIEGIACYMESFEKKGKKFKAGNPNHIRFNAARYRLLEDQYYVPLEKFAAMGRTAFQGSPNISPNYSQASGLSHFFMHANQGEYRDAFIQQMTQLYSENSRLRNNAQSLPELTGLSYDELDRKYLAYSMTLQKALDEQALNLQSR; encoded by the coding sequence ATGCCTGATGTGAATCGACAATCTGCTGCAATCCCTTCAGGGGAGTTCCCCCGTCAGTGCCGGCAGACTGTCTTTTCCCTGCGAACTGCGGTCAAGGGGCTATTGTTATGTTGCGCTCTGCTTGTACTGACCCCCGGCGCCGGATGGGCACAGAATGCACGGGCCCTGGAAGTCTACCACAAGCAGTACAATGCACTGCGGGATCAGTTTCAGGATCAACTCAAACAACTGGCAACCAGTTGTCAGCAGAATCAGCAGCCCGAAGGCACCGAGGCCATCGCGACGCTCATCCAGGAGTGGAGCGAATTTGATCCCGATTCCTACACGCTGCCCCGCGAAGTTCAGCCAGACCTGCCGGCCAGTCTGCCTGCAGGGGAACGTATGTGGCGACTCAAATTAAAGAACCTGCAGGAAGATCAGGCCAACGACCTGTTCGTCTTCTCCCGCAAAGTGCTATATGCCGGCTTCCCCAGTTTTGCCTACGACCTGATTCGGGAAACCGCTTACCACAATCCGGATCACCGTTCGGTCAGACAGATCCTGGGATACGTGCGGAACGGCGATGAATGGATGACGCCTTTCGAAAAAGAGATGCAGGATCACAGACAGAAATGGCATCCTCAATTCGGCTGGCTCCCCACGACGCATATCGCCCGTTATGAACGCGGGGAACGCTATGTCAACGGACGCTGGATGTCAGCCGCCCAGGAAGCCGAGATCCGCCGCGATTTCCGTAACGCCTGGGAAATCAAAACCGAACACTTTCTGATCAAAACGAATCACAGCCTGGAAATGGGTGTGAAGCTCGCAACGGAAATGGAAGAATTCTATCGCTACTTCCATCAGACCTTCGCCGGGTTCTTCAACACTCCCGAACAGCTGCGCAGAATGTTTCAAGGCTCCCGCAATCCGTTTCGCCGCCAGAATCAACAACAGCATGTGATGCACTATTACAGTACCCGCCAGGAATATCTGCAGCGACTGCAGAAAGAGATTCCCCAGATCGCTCTCACCCACGGCATCTACCTGTTCGGCGATCGCATCTCCCACTTCTATTATAATCCGGAAGCGGAGGGAGACCTGGGAACGCTGTATCACGAAGCCACCCATCAGCTGTTCTATGAGACCGGCAACAGTCGAGGCAGCCGACAGGTCGGTGAAAAGAATCATTTCTGGGCCATCGAAGGCATCGCCTGCTACATGGAATCATTCGAGAAAAAAGGTAAGAAGTTCAAAGCCGGAAATCCCAATCATATCCGCTTCAATGCGGCCCGCTATCGTCTGCTGGAAGACCAGTATTACGTCCCCCTGGAAAAATTCGCCGCCATGGGACGCACCGCCTTTCAGGGCAGTCCCAATATCAGCCCCAACTACAGCCAGGCGTCGGGACTCTCGCATTTCTTCATGCACGCCAACCAGGGAGAATACCGGGACGCGTTCATTCAACAGATGACGCAACTCTACAGCGAAAACTCGCGGCTTCGCAACAACGCGCAGAGCCTTCCGGAACTGACGGGGCTCTCCTACGATGAACTGGATCGCAAGTACCTGGCCTACTCGATGACGCTGCAGAAAGCGCTCGACGAGCAGGCGCTCAACCTGCAATCCCGGTAA
- a CDS encoding SIS domain-containing protein, with product MSSLPARSVIEFSQFDQLRDAREIIFSEAAALRQMGSALGTELCDAVDLILSRPGAVIMTGMGKAGLIAQKICATLSSTGTRSHFLHPAEAIHGDLGCLHQDDTVLALSNSGETEELRRLLPIIQKMDLPIIGITARETSTLGRASRVVLCLGDLKEAGPHQLAPSTTTTAMLAMGDALSLVISKARGFTPLQFATFHPGGSLGRQLTQINEVMRPRAEVRVTQESTSIRDAFVRLSSPGRRSGAVIIVDESDRVTGIFTDSDLARLLEERRDDQLDRPICEVMTLKPTTIQADASLQAAVDLLKARKLSELPVVDRQNQLAGLIDITDVIGWQPEAASVDRQAG from the coding sequence ATGAGTTCCCTGCCTGCAAGGTCGGTGATTGAGTTTTCCCAGTTTGATCAGTTACGAGATGCGCGCGAAATTATTTTCAGCGAAGCCGCGGCATTGCGCCAGATGGGTAGCGCGCTGGGTACCGAACTCTGTGATGCCGTCGATCTGATCCTCTCCCGACCGGGAGCTGTCATCATGACCGGCATGGGCAAAGCAGGACTGATCGCACAGAAAATCTGTGCCACCCTCTCTTCGACGGGAACCCGTTCCCATTTTCTGCATCCCGCGGAAGCGATTCACGGCGACCTCGGTTGCCTGCACCAGGACGACACCGTACTGGCGTTGTCCAACAGTGGAGAGACGGAAGAACTCCGTCGGCTCCTGCCGATCATTCAGAAAATGGATCTTCCCATCATTGGAATTACCGCCCGCGAGACCAGCACCCTCGGTCGTGCTTCCCGGGTCGTACTCTGCCTGGGCGATCTCAAAGAGGCGGGCCCGCATCAGCTGGCGCCCTCCACCACCACCACCGCGATGCTGGCGATGGGCGATGCCCTCTCACTGGTCATCAGTAAGGCCCGCGGTTTTACGCCGCTGCAGTTTGCCACCTTTCATCCCGGCGGCAGCCTGGGCAGACAACTGACACAAATCAACGAAGTGATGCGTCCCCGCGCCGAAGTGCGGGTGACACAGGAATCAACGTCCATTCGCGATGCCTTCGTCCGACTGAGTTCTCCCGGCCGCCGGAGCGGTGCCGTGATCATCGTCGATGAATCCGATCGCGTTACCGGCATCTTCACAGACAGTGACCTGGCCCGTCTGCTGGAAGAACGACGCGACGATCAGCTCGACCGCCCCATCTGCGAAGTGATGACCCTTAAGCCCACAACCATTCAGGCCGATGCTTCACTGCAGGCCGCCGTCGATCTCCTCAAGGCACGTAAGCTGAGCGAGCTGCCCGTGGTCGATCGCCAAAACCAGCTGGCCGGTCTGATTGACATTACCGATGTCATCGGCTGGCAACCCGAAGCCGCCTCGGTTGATCGCCAGGCGGGATAA
- the obgE gene encoding GTPase ObgE, whose protein sequence is MFVDRVDIYCKAGDGGDGCASFRREAHVPRGGPNGGDGGKGGDVVVLADENVNSLANIIGHKHWNAERGGHGQGSLKTGRNGEDIVIMVPPGTLVLDTKRGHLLRDMKETGDRVVVAKGGKGGRGNRHFATATHQTPREFEKGGPGEQRDISLELKLIADVGLVGKPNAGKSTLLSRLSKAHPEIADYPFTTKYPNLGLVRVGFDHQFVMADIPGLIEGAHAGIGLGHEFLRHVERTRVLVHLVEPAPMDQTDPIENYRQIREEMRLYDATLMDRPEIVVVTKCELPDAEAVTELLSEELGQPVLQISSATGESLDQLVRKIVNTLQDLEDEV, encoded by the coding sequence ATGTTTGTTGATCGCGTTGATATTTATTGTAAAGCCGGAGACGGCGGAGATGGTTGTGCCAGTTTCCGAAGAGAGGCCCACGTTCCGCGGGGCGGCCCGAATGGTGGCGATGGCGGCAAGGGGGGCGATGTCGTCGTGCTGGCGGATGAAAACGTCAACAGCCTGGCGAATATTATTGGTCACAAGCACTGGAACGCCGAACGGGGCGGCCATGGTCAGGGGAGCCTGAAAACCGGTCGCAACGGGGAAGACATTGTGATCATGGTGCCTCCCGGGACACTGGTGCTCGACACCAAACGCGGGCACCTGCTGCGTGATATGAAAGAGACCGGCGACCGAGTGGTTGTCGCTAAAGGGGGCAAGGGAGGCCGCGGCAATCGGCATTTTGCTACCGCCACTCACCAGACGCCCCGTGAATTCGAGAAGGGGGGACCGGGAGAACAACGCGATATTTCCCTCGAATTAAAGCTGATTGCAGACGTCGGGCTGGTCGGGAAACCGAATGCCGGGAAATCGACGCTGCTCAGCCGACTCTCCAAGGCTCATCCGGAAATCGCCGACTATCCCTTCACGACCAAGTACCCGAACCTGGGACTGGTGCGGGTCGGCTTTGATCATCAGTTCGTGATGGCCGACATTCCCGGGTTGATTGAAGGTGCCCACGCGGGGATCGGGCTGGGACATGAATTCCTGCGGCACGTGGAGCGGACCCGGGTGCTGGTGCACCTGGTCGAGCCAGCTCCCATGGATCAGACCGATCCGATCGAGAATTACCGTCAGATCCGGGAAGAAATGCGGCTCTATGATGCGACGCTGATGGATCGTCCGGAAATCGTGGTTGTCACCAAATGTGAACTCCCCGATGCGGAAGCGGTCACCGAGCTGTTGTCTGAAGAACTGGGGCAGCCGGTGTTGCAGATCTCCTCTGCCACCGGAGAGAGCCTGGATCAGCTGGTCAGAAAGATCGTCAATACACTTCAGGACCTGGAAGACGAGGTTTAG
- a CDS encoding zinc-binding dehydrogenase: MSDPCVSIILTGDTPALQRTEVKQPRLQPGEVLVEILCCTICGSDLHTYEGTRSTPCPTILGHEMVGRVVDLHPEHHTVDFLNRPVNTGDRITWSVAVACQKCEYCRRGLTQKCTSLFKYGHQKLTDENYLSGGLASHCHLVKGTTIFKVPASLPDQIASPANCATATVMAAFRLAGEIKNRSVLILGAGMLGITATAVAKSRGAASVIVSDINPQRVQRGLEFGATHSILVKKDQPLHSEVHHLTQGRGVDFVFDMTGVPDVIESGLEALDIGGTMILVGSVYPARPLQVSAEQVVRRLLKIEGIHNYVDLDLANALNFLERYQHTYPFQKLCDQSYSLEEVTQAFEATGEHHSYRVAVLPQKKS, translated from the coding sequence ATGAGCGATCCCTGCGTCTCGATCATCCTGACAGGTGACACACCTGCCTTGCAGCGTACTGAAGTCAAACAACCCCGGCTCCAGCCTGGCGAAGTCCTGGTTGAGATCTTGTGCTGCACGATCTGCGGCAGTGATCTGCATACCTACGAAGGTACGCGTTCCACTCCCTGCCCGACCATCCTGGGACATGAAATGGTCGGACGCGTTGTCGATCTGCATCCGGAACATCATACCGTCGATTTTCTCAATCGGCCGGTCAACACAGGAGATCGCATCACCTGGTCGGTGGCGGTCGCTTGTCAGAAATGTGAGTACTGCCGCCGGGGACTGACCCAGAAATGCACGAGCCTGTTCAAGTACGGTCACCAGAAACTGACTGACGAGAACTACCTCAGTGGCGGCCTGGCCAGTCATTGTCACCTGGTCAAAGGGACCACGATCTTCAAAGTCCCCGCGTCACTCCCCGATCAGATTGCGAGCCCCGCCAACTGTGCCACTGCGACCGTCATGGCCGCCTTTCGGCTGGCGGGTGAGATCAAAAATCGGAGCGTTCTGATTCTGGGAGCGGGTATGCTGGGTATTACGGCAACCGCCGTGGCGAAGTCCAGAGGTGCTGCTTCTGTCATCGTCAGCGACATCAACCCGCAACGCGTCCAGCGCGGACTGGAATTCGGTGCGACCCATTCGATCCTGGTCAAAAAAGATCAGCCGCTGCACTCTGAAGTTCATCATCTGACCCAGGGGCGGGGCGTGGACTTCGTCTTCGACATGACCGGCGTTCCCGATGTGATCGAAAGCGGTCTGGAAGCGCTGGACATTGGTGGAACAATGATTCTGGTCGGCTCGGTCTATCCGGCCCGTCCGCTGCAAGTCTCCGCGGAACAGGTTGTCCGCAGGCTGCTGAAGATCGAAGGCATTCACAATTATGTCGATCTCGATCTGGCGAATGCCCTGAATTTCCTCGAACGCTACCAGCACACATATCCGTTTCAGAAACTCTGCGATCAGAGCTATTCGCTGGAAGAAGTCACACAGGCGTTCGAGGCTACCGGCGAGCATCACTCTTACCGGGTAGCGGTTCTACCACAAAAAAAATCCTGA
- the phnW gene encoding 2-aminoethylphosphonate--pyruvate transaminase: MDADIPYLLLTPGPLTTTRTVREAMLADYSTWDVDYNQHVVEIRERLVQLATIRPGYTSVLMQGSGTFAVEATIGSVIPPDGKLLLISNGAYGDRIGQIADCLKIARVTISCPETESPDLDQIRQTLADDASITHVALVHCETTTGMLNPAREVGQIVADAGRDYILDAMSSFGGIPLTMEEFHIDYLISSANKCIQGVPGFGFVIARQQKLEQTKGYARSLSLDLYDQWNEMEQKGGKWRYTSPTHVVNAFLQALNELDAEGGITARHARFVENQTTLVREMEQRGLRTLLPRELQSPIITSFYYPEFDGFSFNHFYDELKRRRYVIYPGKISQAETFRIGNIGHVFPEDMEQLVAQIELVLAEMQVTSGQTTSG; the protein is encoded by the coding sequence ATGGATGCTGATATTCCTTACTTACTGTTGACCCCCGGTCCCCTGACGACAACCAGAACCGTCCGCGAGGCGATGCTGGCTGACTACTCAACGTGGGATGTGGACTACAACCAGCACGTGGTGGAAATCCGCGAACGACTCGTGCAGCTGGCGACAATCAGGCCCGGTTATACATCAGTCCTGATGCAGGGGAGTGGAACGTTTGCCGTCGAAGCGACCATCGGCTCGGTCATACCCCCTGATGGGAAACTGCTGCTGATTTCCAACGGTGCCTACGGCGATCGCATTGGCCAGATCGCCGACTGCCTGAAGATTGCACGCGTCACCATTTCCTGCCCGGAAACCGAGAGCCCCGATCTGGATCAGATCCGCCAGACCCTGGCCGACGATGCCTCGATCACGCATGTGGCTCTGGTACACTGTGAAACGACCACCGGCATGCTGAACCCGGCCCGGGAAGTGGGTCAGATCGTCGCGGACGCAGGTCGCGATTATATCCTGGATGCGATGTCCTCCTTCGGCGGCATCCCGCTGACGATGGAAGAGTTTCACATCGACTACCTGATTTCATCTGCCAACAAATGTATTCAGGGAGTCCCCGGATTCGGATTCGTGATTGCCCGTCAGCAGAAGCTGGAACAGACGAAAGGCTATGCCCGCTCGCTGAGCCTGGATCTGTATGATCAGTGGAACGAAATGGAACAGAAGGGGGGTAAATGGCGCTACACTTCCCCGACGCATGTCGTGAATGCGTTTCTGCAGGCATTGAACGAACTGGATGCTGAGGGGGGCATCACCGCCCGGCATGCCCGCTTCGTCGAAAATCAGACGACGCTCGTCCGGGAAATGGAACAGCGGGGACTGCGCACCCTGCTGCCCCGGGAGTTGCAGTCACCCATCATCACTTCTTTCTACTATCCTGAATTCGACGGCTTCTCTTTTAACCACTTCTACGATGAACTCAAACGCCGTCGGTATGTAATTTATCCCGGTAAAATCAGCCAGGCGGAGACGTTCCGCATCGGTAACATCGGCCATGTTTTCCCCGAGGACATGGAGCAACTGGTCGCCCAGATCGAACTGGTCCTGGCTGAAATGCAGGTTACATCTGGACAGACCACATCAGGTTAA
- the phnX gene encoding phosphonoacetaldehyde hydrolase: MQPTQIKLVIFDWAGTTIDHGCFAPISAFIKAFKACGVEVTPQQARGPMGLHKQDHIRSLFQLDEIASQWEALHQRPWSEDDVKQIYETFMPLQIEEAKLYTELVPGLCASLAPLKERGIKIGSTTGYPRVVADPILMSAREQGYSPDFSMCADEVPAGRPAPWMIYRNMETLGVYPPRAVIKVGDTVPDIEAGLNAGTWTVGLTQTGSEVGLSVSELEALTPEEKQQRLQAAETKLKNAGAHFVIPTLEGLSAIIDQIEAGSVPYGC, translated from the coding sequence ATGCAACCGACACAGATTAAACTCGTGATTTTTGACTGGGCCGGCACAACCATCGACCATGGCTGTTTCGCCCCGATCTCCGCCTTCATCAAAGCCTTCAAGGCCTGTGGTGTCGAGGTCACCCCGCAACAGGCACGCGGACCGATGGGCCTGCATAAACAGGATCATATCCGCAGTCTGTTCCAGCTCGACGAAATCGCCAGCCAGTGGGAAGCACTCCACCAGCGTCCCTGGTCTGAAGACGATGTGAAACAGATCTATGAAACGTTCATGCCGCTGCAGATCGAGGAAGCAAAACTCTACACCGAGCTGGTCCCCGGCCTGTGTGCGTCACTCGCGCCACTCAAGGAACGGGGAATTAAAATCGGTTCCACAACCGGTTACCCGCGCGTAGTGGCCGACCCGATTCTCATGTCCGCACGCGAGCAGGGTTACTCTCCCGACTTTTCCATGTGTGCCGACGAGGTCCCCGCAGGCCGCCCTGCCCCCTGGATGATCTACCGCAACATGGAAACGCTCGGCGTCTATCCCCCGCGCGCAGTGATCAAAGTCGGAGACACGGTTCCTGATATCGAAGCGGGCCTGAATGCGGGCACCTGGACGGTCGGTCTGACCCAGACCGGCAGCGAAGTGGGACTGAGTGTCTCCGAACTGGAGGCCCTCACTCCAGAAGAAAAACAGCAGCGATTACAGGCTGCCGAAACTAAACTCAAAAACGCAGGCGCTCACTTTGTCATCCCGACACTTGAGGGGCTGTCCGCCATCATTGACCAGATTGAAGCAGGTAGTGTGCCCTATGGATGCTGA
- a CDS encoding phosphonate degradation HD-domain oxygenase, which translates to MSPLVETREILDEIRTLFADKGNDMYAGEPVSQTEHALQAASAAEQEQASPELITAALLHDVGHLLHKHSADCAIQGIDDLHERIGAAWLKQHFPEAVTEPIRLHVDAKRYRCATDEEYLSRLSPASVLSLELQGGPFDAREQKQFENNPWYEEALRLRTWDEAAKIPGLATPDLEYFLTFVQRVLEHPVDLN; encoded by the coding sequence ATGTCACCCCTGGTTGAGACGCGTGAAATTCTGGATGAGATCCGTACGCTCTTCGCGGATAAGGGCAACGACATGTATGCCGGCGAACCTGTTTCACAAACGGAACATGCCCTGCAGGCAGCCTCCGCAGCCGAGCAGGAACAGGCATCACCGGAACTGATCACCGCAGCCCTGCTGCACGATGTGGGTCACCTGCTGCACAAGCACTCCGCAGACTGTGCCATACAGGGCATTGATGATCTGCACGAACGCATTGGTGCCGCCTGGCTGAAGCAGCACTTTCCGGAAGCGGTCACCGAACCCATCCGCCTGCACGTGGATGCCAAACGATACCGTTGTGCCACCGACGAAGAATACTTGTCCCGCCTGTCCCCCGCTTCCGTGTTGAGCCTGGAACTGCAGGGCGGTCCCTTCGATGCACGCGAACAGAAACAGTTTGAAAACAATCCCTGGTACGAGGAAGCGCTCCGCCTGCGGACCTGGGATGAAGCGGCCAAAATTCCCGGCTTGGCAACGCCGGATCTGGAATATTTTTTAACCTTTGTCCAACGGGTGCTGGAGCATCCCGTGGACCTCAACTGA